AGcaatggaatacttcactttaatgatgttttacttcattctaatgcataatatacttcactacaaacaatatttacttcactataaagtatatttaataGACGATAGTACATATTTACTCACTAAAAAGCATATTTCTACACTACAACGCATATTGagcatatttacttcactgatCGTCACATATATTTCATTCTAACGTTTTTCATATCATACACAATCTAATCATGCTGAGCAACAACACTTAAttgataataattgataattaccTTTAGATTCAGTTTCTCCTTCCTCTCCCGATGAAGAGGAATCGGAATCGAAATAATCTTCCGATGAATGTATCAGAATTGAATCCATGGGATAAGGAATCCAGACGTCGCGATGAAGGAATGAACGTGAAGAATGAGTAAAATCGTGAGCGAATTTGATACCTTCGGTTTGCCACGCTGATCGATCCTGAACGATCACGCTGATCACAGAAGAATGAATTCAATCACGATGAAAAAACGTAGCTGATCAATCGTGAACGAATTGGATCGGGAAGCTGAATTTGTTTCAAACTTGAGAAATTGCGCATGAATTTGGTTCAGAAATCTCACAGTAATTCATGCTTGATTATCGTGAATGAATTTGATTGGGAATCTCATATTTTGGAAGAAATCCTAAGCTAAATTTGGTTGAGATTTGCGCATGATTTGGGAAGATTGAATTCGGAAGATTGAATTCACGATGAtgttcttttttattctttaattcatattgaaatattgaattcCCAAAATGCCCTTGGACAagtattttttcataaaaatctgaaattttgtttaaacCATAGGATTAGTCTAGATTAACAAGATGTGTGGCTgagatttgttctctagttatatacTTAAAAATAGTTAGACCTTGATCattcctctatatatatatatatatatatatatatatatatatatatattatttaactcaaaaaataacattatatttACTTCTTCATAAAATGCTTCTCAAGTTGGaaacttatttaaaaaaggTTTTATACCTTCTTCAATTAAGAAGATGTATAGGACTATTAAGTTTTTctccacacaaaaaataaatataaaagtaaatatcttttaatttaatttcttctcttgtaatttatatattattttctgaaaaaatatgtttaccTTTTTTAAGagttaaatgaaaaataaatcttcTCAATTAACATTTAATTAGCTACCTAACCAGGTAGGCAGAATGGCTGGTCTGAAATAGGGGACAATGAACGAGTGGTAGGTGATTGAATAAAGTATTTACATGATTCACGTTTACTCCAATTTGCGTCTACATTCATCCGATTTTAGAACACAACACTGTTGCCAGATCCCAATTATATCtcaacaattatattattaaaatatgccAAGCTGTCATCTTCAAAAATCAATAGTTGTCcactcatcaattaaaatCTCCATACTGCCCTTCTTTACGCATATTCTGAtattcctttattttattaactattttttcataatatcgaagactaattttttatatttattgtttggGGAAAGTCTTTCATTATTACTAAAACATTgtgttaaattattttttttaacatacgAAAAGTAATGTTCCACCATCAATTTTGTTGGCTTTTGGCCTTGGATTATTTGTGTACAATTCATACCTCACGATTACTAGTGGGACATCCtatcttttatttcataaGTTACTAATTTGCTcaatttattccttttttactttatattttatattttatctattttattctctttggttaattaatttaacattaaattCCAATCTAAGGGGCGTAGTCGAGTGATATGAGACTTATTCATTTTAATCGATGcctataaattaatatggGGATAAGTTACTGGATTTGGATAGATACAATGGgtaaataccaaaaaaataaaataataggtCCGATGAAAAGCACTAGCCAATAGATGAATGTAGAcaacaattatttatgattaaggACCACTTGCCAATTACTCACACAAGGAAAAAATGGGTCCGACGATTGAAGCCGGCGGAGCTGAGGCCCCTCTCCTCCCGGATCGCCACCAAGATGGTTCGGAGAAGCGGCCATCGCTTCCCGGGGCCGTCTTCAATGTGGCGACAAGCATCATCGGCGCCGGGATCATGTCCATTCCCGCCACTCTCAAAGTCCTCGGTGTTATTCCAGCCTTTTTGATGATTGTTTTGATAGGCGTAGTGGTTGAGATATCTGTCGAGTTCATGTTGCGGTTCACTTACTCCGGCGAGGCGCGGACCTACGCCGGACTCATGAGGGAGTCGTTCGGCCGCTGCGGCGCCATCGCTGTCCAGATATGTGTTATGATCACCAATCTTGGTTGCCTCATCATGTACCTCATAATCATCGGTTAGCAACTTCTGTTTtctaaattagtttttttttttttttttacggaCTTTTATATTTCTGTTCATTTATCAACAAGTAAAAAGTATGGGTAAGAAGTTTGACcctatgatatttatttcaattatttgtgtcactaaaattaaaaattggaaaCAATTTGGTAGCATAAATGGAAAAGTGGTGTGTGACAGGGGATGTGCTGTCGGGAACCGGGGCGGATCACCTGGGGGTTTTGCAGGAATGGTGTGGCGTCCATTGGTGGAACACGCGTGCCGTCGCCCTCCTCTTCATAACCGTTTTTGTCATGCTTCCGCTTCTCTTGTATCGTCGTGTAGGTATGAAGTTTTTGCCATAATTATCTCATTTTGTCGACTTACAGGGTAGTTTGTTGTCATGTTTACTTGTTATTACTGGTCAtgattaatcttattttttattcgatTGTTTTAATTCAAAAGCTTAGCCTGCCTTCTTGATACTAAGATTAGATTGTCTCATGATTAACTATCTCATCTCCCGGCCCGTCTATGGCTAATTTAGTTTTAgacaatttttattatggtTTATTCTATATTGTATCTCactattattttgtgtaaCGAACCGAACACTACCTTATTTGATCTCGATTTGACGGAATTTATGTATGCGTTTGCAGAATCACTATGGTTGAGTTCAGCAATATCAGTTCTACTAGCATTCGTGTTTGTCGGAATATGCACGGTGATGGCCATCACGGCCCTCATCCAAGGGGAAACACAGACTCCAAGATGGCTTCCTGACTTGGACGGCGGAGTCTCCTTCTTCAACCTCTTCACCGCTATCCCCGTCATCGTCACAGCCTTCACCTTCCACTTCAATGGTCAGAAACTCTGCTTGTTTGGTAGCTTAGATAAGGCCAAGATATATGGTTATATTGGCTTATTTGACTGTTTTCGATAAGATGAGGCCCATGTAGGCACTTAAAGCCCATCTTACTATAATTATCTTGTATTATCTTAATATGCCTACCAAACAGGCACTTAATTGTTCGAAATAActgcaaaaaaattataactaaaataaattgtgaatttgttCAGTTCATGCTATCGGAGTGGAACTAGGGAAGCCTTCTGACATGATGAAAGCTGTGAGAATCGCTCTTATACTATGCGCTGCGATCTACTTTGCTATTGGGATATTTGGTTACCTCCTTTTCGGGGAGGGAACCATGGACGACATACTAGTGAACTTCGACCAGAGCTCAGGCTCAGGCTTAGGCTCGTTGCTGAACGACGCTGTTCGTTTGAGCTACGCTCTTCACCTCATGCTCGTCTTCCCGCTCTTGAACTTCTCATTGAGAGCCAACATCGACGAGTTCCTCTTCCCAAAGAAGCCTCATTTGGCCGTGGACAACAACAGATTTGTTGCACTCACTCTTGCCTTGGCTGCTTTGTCCTACATTTTGTCAATAGCTATTCCTAGTATTTGGTACTTGTTCCAGTTCATGGGATCGACTTCCGCCGTCTGCCTCGCCTTCATTTTCCCTGGTGCCGTTGCATTGAGGTATGTATCGTTTATTTCCATTCGTACATggaatactccatccgtctcatgttactcgcacttttcattttaggtcataAATTTGGTACTGATTTTTTAGTGTGATTGAATTAGTACATTTATTCTTAAATAGAATAGTGTAAGTAATTTGGGACGaaccgaaatagaaaagtgcgagtagcatggaacagagggagggAGTACTCTCCTGCACAATTCCTAGTGTGATCAATCATCATATCTGCTTAATTTTCTTGTTTACAGAGATATTCGTGGAATTTCTACAACGAGGGACAAGATTGTAGGCACGATTATGATAAGTCTTGCAGTGATTACAAGCTGTGTTGCTATttcaaccaatatatataacatgGTTGTATAAGTGTACCATTGTTTGCTTCCTCctctttttttgtatttattgttGGAAATATAGTTAAAGTAGCTGGATATTTTTGGCCTACAATTATCCATTATATACTCGTCATTTGTATATGTGGGACTGAGATGCagtattatagtactagttgATAATTGGCTTGGAGTTCAGAGTTGCAACATTGTTTAGAAATTgatctgatttatttttcttacccAATTCCTCTGTCGCTTAAAATTGGGACCAAGGGCATCACTAAcatgaattttgtgatttttacgGTATAAAATAAGCAGTTTAGTTTCGCACagtcaatttataaaaagCCTTAACACACTACTCTCTGCACGAGAACAAATGTACATGCtactattatatattgaaatctCAAGGAAGGAGTTACTGAAAAAGCTCTAgtaaaaactaaagaaaacaattaatttgtttgattttaggTTTCGACTTAAGTTGcaagattaaaaaagaaagcGAGGACAGGAGGTAAACACAAAAGAGAGATGAATTGATCCACTTGATCTTATTTTAACTTCTAAATCTAATGGTAAAGAATtgattttagtattatttgcAATCTAGATTCTTCTTTATGCCTATCATATGAATAAATCAGAGGATTAATTTTAAAGGTAATTGGCACCtaacatttcaaaatttttaaaaattttagttttttcacGAACTTCAAAtttgacatctaatatcaccAACTTGTCTTAGATGCTAATTTCCGATTTGCAATAATGAGTAGCAAATTTTTGCCTGCATAGCTTGTCGGAAAGTTGATATGGATTTGGCCAGCTATTAATGAAATCACATCGTTTTATTACTTTACAAATAacgtaattaattactcctactttaataattttttttattatatttaatcatttcttATATCCTAAATCAAAACACATGAGTAATTATGACGTGCCACACTTGCCAACTCatacattttcaaaaaaattctttaTGTTCAAGTGTCCACGTAACTTAAATCAAGCCGGTGTTTGTAGCCAACGGAAAATTAGCACCTATGATGAAGTTGAGGTATTAGATGAATAGATGCCAAAGTTTAaagttaattgaaaaaaaaagttgaaaattatCTGATATCAGAGCATCCCCGACCCCATCGTAGGCCCAAGTCCACTCCACGTCATTATTTCTCTAAATTTCCTCTAACCC
The nucleotide sequence above comes from Salvia hispanica cultivar TCC Black 2014 chromosome 5, UniMelb_Shisp_WGS_1.0, whole genome shotgun sequence. Encoded proteins:
- the LOC125186246 gene encoding amino acid transporter AVT6C → MGPTIEAGGAEAPLLPDRHQDGSEKRPSLPGAVFNVATSIIGAGIMSIPATLKVLGVIPAFLMIVLIGVVVEISVEFMLRFTYSGEARTYAGLMRESFGRCGAIAVQICVMITNLGCLIMYLIIIGDVLSGTGADHLGVLQEWCGVHWWNTRAVALLFITVFVMLPLLLYRRVESLWLSSAISVLLAFVFVGICTVMAITALIQGETQTPRWLPDLDGGVSFFNLFTAIPVIVTAFTFHFNVHAIGVELGKPSDMMKAVRIALILCAAIYFAIGIFGYLLFGEGTMDDILVNFDQSSGSGLGSLLNDAVRLSYALHLMLVFPLLNFSLRANIDEFLFPKKPHLAVDNNRFVALTLALAALSYILSIAIPSIWYLFQFMGSTSAVCLAFIFPGAVALRDIRGISTTRDKIVGTIMISLAVITSCVAISTNIYNMVV